One segment of Gopherus flavomarginatus isolate rGopFla2 chromosome 8, rGopFla2.mat.asm, whole genome shotgun sequence DNA contains the following:
- the SERTM2 gene encoding serine-rich and transmembrane domain-containing 2, with translation MTEIYFKYRGNLTGRVHLPTLSTEVNTTADKYANLYMYVGLFLTLLAILLILLFTMLLRLKHVISPITTSPESTENVQQFTDVEMHSRIPSIQ, from the coding sequence ATGACcgagatttattttaaataccGTGGAAATCTTACTGGCCGTGTCCACTTGCCAACCCTGTCAACAGAAGTAAACACAACAGCAGATAAATATGCCAACCTGTACATGTATGTTGGCTTGTTCCTAACGCTCCTGGCCATCCTTCTCATACTACTCTTCACCATGCTCTTACGCTTGAAGCACGTGATCTCCCCAATCACCACCTCTCCAGAAAGCACAGAAAATGTTCAACAGTTTACAGATGTAGAAATGCACAGCAGGATTCCTAGCATTCAATGA